DNA from Asticcacaulis excentricus:
GGCGTCGATTTCGGACCAGTCGGCGACCTTCAGGTTTTCGATGGTGAAGCCTTCCTTCGAGGCGCTGAGCATCGACTGCGGCTTGTCGTCCCACAGAAGCGGCTCGGCCCCTCCGGCCTTCAGCGCGCGCGCCGCCGACAGGCCGGACCGCCCCAGACCGAAGATGGCGACACGCTTGCCAGCGAAGCTTTTTACCGGGATCAAAGGGGTCTCTCCATAACTCTTGAAACGCACCCCACCCCCACATCTCAGGGCTTCGCCCTTCGTGTGGTCCCCCTCCCCGCACCTTGTGCAGGGAGGTATAGGTATAGATTACACCTCCCCGCTGACGGGGAGGGGACCATTGGCGGAGCCAATGGGGGTGGGGTGGCTACACTTTTATCTCAGCTTCAACGTGGCCAGACCGACCATGGCCAGAATCCCGGCCACGATCCAGAAGCGGATGACGACCGTCGATTCCGCCCAGCCCTTCTTTTCGAAATGGTGGTGGATCGGCGCCATCAGGAAGACCCGCTTACCCGTCAGCTTGAAATAGCCGATCTGGATCATCACCGACAGGGCTTCGACCACGAACAGGCCGCCGACAATGGCCAGCACGATCTCGTGCTTGATGGCCACCGCCGTCATGCCCAGACCGCCCCCCAAAGCCAGCGAACCGGTGTCGCCCATGAAGATCTTGGCCGGCGGGGCGTTGTACCAGAGGAAGCCCATGCCGCCACCGATGACCGCCGCCAGAAACACCGCCACCTCACCCGATCCGGGCACGAAGTGGACATTGAGATAGTTGGCAAAGACGTAGTTGCCAACGGCGTAGGAGATGATGCCGAACGTCCCCGCCGCGATCATCACCGGCACGATGGCCAGCCCGTCCAGCCCGTCGGTCAGGTTGACGGCGTTCGATGCGCCCACAATGACCACGGCGGCAAAGACAATGTAGAAATAGCCGAGAT
Protein-coding regions in this window:
- the mraY gene encoding phospho-N-acetylmuramoyl-pentapeptide-transferase, translated to MFYFLYEHFAALDHWPLLNLLKYQTVRVGLAIITSYLVAVGLGSRFIRWMRAKQGKGQPIREDGPQSHLLTKKGTPTMGGLMILAGILVATLLWADLRSVTVWVVLGVTMIYGFLGFMDDYAKVTKQTSAGLSGSQKLIAQFIVAGIAAALLVYFGPQSPTSSGLSTSLAVPIFKNVLFNLGYFYIVFAAVVIVGASNAVNLTDGLDGLAIVPVMIAAGTFGIISYAVGNYVFANYLNVHFVPGSGEVAVFLAAVIGGGMGFLWYNAPPAKIFMGDTGSLALGGGLGMTAVAIKHEIVLAIVGGLFVVEALSVMIQIGYFKLTGKRVFLMAPIHHHFEKKGWAESTVVIRFWIVAGILAMVGLATLKLR